Within the Pseudomonas orientalis genome, the region GCTGCCGGTGGACGAGCCACAGGCCACGCCCATGCGCCCGTCCTTGATCGACGCGTCGCCAAGCAAGCCGGCGTCCTGCAACGCCTGCTCCGCCGCCCACACCGCCAGGCGCGAGACGCGGCCCATGCTGCGCAGCTGCTTGCGGGTCCAGTGCGCGGGGACGGCGAAATCGTCAATCGGCCCGGCCAGGCGCGTGTTCAATTCGGTGAAGCGGTCCCATTCATCCATGCGCCGGATGCCGCTGCGGTTGGCGCGAAAGTTGGCCGCGATGGTGTCCCAGTCGCTGCCCAGGGAGGTCATGCCGGCCATGCCGGTGACGACAACGCGTTTCATCAGCACAGGCCCCCATTCACGGCCAACACTTGGCGCGTGATATAGCCTGCCTCGGCCGACATCAGGAAATTCACCGCGCCGGCCACTTCTTCCGGAGTGCCCATGCGCTGCGCCGGGATCATTTTCATCAGTTCTTCGACCGGCACGTTTTCGTCCAGCATGGCGGTGTCGATCAAGCCCGGTGCCACACAGTTGACGGTGATCTTGCGCTTGCCGAGCTCGATGGCCAGCGCCTTGGCTGCGCCGATCAAGCCCGCCTTGGAGGCGCTGTAGTTGACCTGGCCGCGGTTGCCGATCAGCCCGGACACCGAGGTGATGCACACGATGCGCCCGGCGGCGCGACGACGGATCATCGGCATCATCACCGGGTGCAGCACGTTGTAGAACCCGTCGAGGTTGGTGCGCATCACCACGTCCCAGTCGTCTTCCGAGAGCGCCGGGAACGCGCCGTCGCGGGTCAGGCCGGCATTGAGCACCACGCCGTAATAGGCGCCATGTTGCTCGACGTCGGCCTCCAGGATTTCCTTGCACGCCGCGCGATCGGCAACATCGAATTGCAGCACCCGCGCCTGGCGGCCCAGGGCTTCGATTTCGGCCTGTACCGCGTCGGCTTCGGCGCGGCCACTGCGGCAATGCAGCACGATGTCATGCCCGGCCTGGGCCAGGCGCAGGGCAATGGCGCGGCCGATGCCACGGCTGGAGCCGGTGACCAGTACGGATTCAGTCATGGCGTTTCGTCCTTCGATTCATCTAAATAGGTGGCCGCCTGGGGCGGTCGAAATACGTTCAAGCGTGCGCTGGCCTGGATGCCGTCGCCGGTGAGGTGGCATTCGAACACCCCCATGCCGTTGTCGTCCTCCAGCGAGCGCAGGCCGTGGATAGTCAGCTCGACGCCGGCGGGAAAGTGCGCCACGTTGCACTCGAATTTTCGCGTGCCCAGCAGGAAGCCCAGTTCCACCGCGTGGCCTTGCTGGCGCGCGCGGCACCCGGCATAGGCGGCGACGCTTTGCGCCATCAGCTCGATACCGACCCAGGCCGGCAGGCTGCCGTCAGGCTGGCTGAACAGGCCGCCGGGCTTGACGGTGAGACGGGTGTGCACCTGCTCTTCATCGAACGACAGCACCTGGTCGATCAGGATCATGTCGCCCGCATGGGGCAGCAGTTCGGCGAGTGGCCAAGCGATCATGGGGCCTCTCCAATAATCAGGCTGACGTTGTTGCCGCCAAAGGCAAACGAGTTGCTCATCAAATAAGGTTTTTTCAAGGTGTCGTCCTGGTGTGCCCACTGCAAGGCGGGCAGCGCCGGGTCGACGTGACCGTCCCACACATGGGGAGGGACTCGCCCGTGCGTCAGGCTCAACCAGCAGAACGCCGCTTCCAGTGCGCCCGCCGCGCCGAGGGTGTGGCCGCTCATGGGTTTGGTCGAGGAGCAGGCCACCCCGCCCGGAAACAGGCTGGCGACCGCCAGGCTTTCCATGGCGTCGTTGTGCTGGGTGGCGGTGCCGTGCAGGTTCAGGTAGCCGATCTGCTCGGGCGCGAGTTTCGCCTGGGCCAGGGCCTTGCGCATGGCCTGCAACGCGCCTTTGCCGGTGGGCTCGGGGGCGGAGATATGGTGCGCGTCGCTGCTGGCGCCGCTGCCCAGCAGGGCGACCGGCGCCGGCTCACGGCTCATCAGGAACACCACCGCCGCTTCGCCGATATTGATGCCGTTGCGGTTCACCGAAAACGGATTGCAGCGCTCGGCAGACACCGCTTCCAGTGCGGTAAAGCCGTTCAGCGTCAGCCTGCACAAGCTGTCGACGCCCCCGCAGATCACCGCATCGCACAGGCCCAGGTCGAGCAGGCGCCGG harbors:
- the fabG gene encoding 3-oxoacyl-ACP reductase FabG; this translates as MTESVLVTGSSRGIGRAIALRLAQAGHDIVLHCRSGRAEADAVQAEIEALGRQARVLQFDVADRAACKEILEADVEQHGAYYGVVLNAGLTRDGAFPALSEDDWDVVMRTNLDGFYNVLHPVMMPMIRRRAAGRIVCITSVSGLIGNRGQVNYSASKAGLIGAAKALAIELGKRKITVNCVAPGLIDTAMLDENVPVEELMKMIPAQRMGTPEEVAGAVNFLMSAEAGYITRQVLAVNGGLC
- a CDS encoding hotdog family protein, with the translated sequence MIAWPLAELLPHAGDMILIDQVLSFDEEQVHTRLTVKPGGLFSQPDGSLPAWVGIELMAQSVAAYAGCRARQQGHAVELGFLLGTRKFECNVAHFPAGVELTIHGLRSLEDDNGMGVFECHLTGDGIQASARLNVFRPPQAATYLDESKDETP
- a CDS encoding beta-ketoacyl-[acyl-carrier-protein] synthase family protein, whose translation is MSAYLNALGVICALGRGQAEVSRSLFAGDCGGMRAESGWVPERVVPVAAVRGELAPLPAQLGQQSSRNNQLLLEAAVQIEVSIRQAIHTYGPSRVGVVLGTSTSGIDEASRGIAHYLRDNAFPGDYDYQQQELSAPANFLADWLQLSGPAYVISTACTSSARALMSARRLLDLGLCDAVICGGVDSLCRLTLNGFTALEAVSAERCNPFSVNRNGINIGEAAVVFLMSREPAPVALLGSGASSDAHHISAPEPTGKGALQAMRKALAQAKLAPEQIGYLNLHGTATQHNDAMESLAVASLFPGGVACSSTKPMSGHTLGAAGALEAAFCWLSLTHGRVPPHVWDGHVDPALPALQWAHQDDTLKKPYLMSNSFAFGGNNVSLIIGEAP